One stretch of Streptomyces hygroscopicus DNA includes these proteins:
- a CDS encoding nitrate reductase produces the protein MSDSPALTEVESYGVERIPDADRSATPFDLFRVAFGGANTFATCVLGAFPILFGLSFWQGLAATVLGVVGGSLILAPLAVFGPRNGTNNAVSSSAHLGVHGRIVGSFLSLLTAIAFFSISVWSSGDALVGGAHRLMGVEQNDGVFALAYGIFGLLVLTVCVYGFRFMLFVNKIAVVAASTLFVLGFFAFVGDFDPGYQGSFASVSTAGFWPAFIGSALIVLSNPVSFGAFLGDWARYIPADTPRRKVVTAAFASQIATILPFFFGLATASIIAKKAAPYMDADAPNYVGGLLAISPGWYFLPVCLLALIGGLSTGTTSLYGTGLDFSSVFTRFSRVQATLFVGVLSIGFIFLGRFAANLSQSISTFATLIITCTAPWMIIMVLGYVTRRGWYDPDSLQVFNRRQRGGRYWFHHGWNWRGMGAWLTAAVLALMFVNVPGQYVGPLGDLADGADISLPVGLATAALLYLTLLWIFPEPREVYGPEGPRLVRASDAPVPPITTETGAPVTAVAEGA, from the coding sequence ATGAGTGACTCCCCGGCACTGACCGAGGTCGAGAGCTACGGGGTCGAGCGCATCCCCGACGCGGACCGCAGCGCGACCCCCTTCGACCTGTTCCGTGTGGCGTTCGGTGGCGCCAACACCTTCGCCACCTGTGTGCTCGGCGCCTTTCCGATCCTCTTCGGGCTCTCCTTCTGGCAGGGCCTGGCGGCGACCGTGCTCGGCGTGGTGGGCGGGTCCCTGATCCTCGCCCCGCTCGCGGTGTTCGGCCCGCGCAACGGCACCAACAACGCGGTCTCCTCCTCGGCACACCTGGGGGTGCACGGGCGGATCGTCGGCTCCTTCCTGTCGCTGCTCACCGCCATCGCGTTCTTCTCCATCTCGGTGTGGTCCTCCGGAGACGCGCTGGTCGGCGGCGCCCACCGGCTGATGGGCGTGGAGCAGAACGACGGCGTGTTCGCCCTTGCGTACGGCATCTTCGGGCTGCTGGTGCTGACGGTGTGCGTGTACGGCTTCCGGTTCATGCTCTTCGTCAACAAGATCGCGGTGGTGGCGGCCTCGACACTGTTCGTCCTCGGCTTCTTCGCCTTCGTGGGGGACTTCGACCCCGGCTACCAGGGCTCGTTCGCCTCGGTGTCCACGGCCGGGTTCTGGCCCGCGTTCATCGGCTCGGCGCTGATCGTGCTGTCCAACCCGGTGTCCTTCGGGGCCTTCCTCGGCGACTGGGCGCGCTACATCCCCGCCGACACCCCGCGCCGGAAGGTCGTCACGGCGGCGTTCGCCTCGCAGATCGCCACCATCCTGCCGTTCTTCTTCGGTCTGGCCACCGCCTCGATCATCGCCAAGAAGGCCGCGCCGTACATGGACGCGGACGCGCCGAACTACGTCGGCGGGCTGCTGGCCATCTCGCCCGGCTGGTACTTCCTGCCGGTGTGCCTGCTCGCGCTCATCGGCGGCCTGTCCACCGGCACCACCTCGCTCTACGGCACCGGCCTGGACTTCTCCAGCGTGTTCACCCGGTTCAGCCGGGTGCAGGCCACGCTGTTCGTCGGAGTGCTCTCGATCGGGTTCATCTTCCTCGGCCGGTTCGCGGCCAATCTCTCCCAGTCCATCTCCACCTTCGCCACGCTGATCATCACCTGCACCGCCCCGTGGATGATCATCATGGTGCTCGGCTATGTGACCCGGCGCGGCTGGTACGACCCCGATTCACTCCAGGTGTTCAACCGGCGCCAGCGCGGTGGCCGTTACTGGTTCCACCACGGCTGGAACTGGCGTGGCATGGGCGCCTGGCTGACCGCGGCGGTGCTCGCCCTGATGTTCGTCAACGTCCCCGGGCAGTACGTCGGCCCGCTCGGCGATCTGGCCGACGGCGCGGACATCTCGCTGCCGGTCGGTCTCGCCACCGCCGCGCTCCTCTACCTGACCCTGCTGTGGATCTTCCCCGAGCCGCGCGAGGTGTACGGGCCCGAGGGGCCGCGGCTGGTCCGCGCCTCGGACGCGCCCGTTCCGCCGATCACCACGGAGACCGGCGCGCCCGTGACCGCGGTGGCGGAAGGGGCGTGA
- a CDS encoding guanidinobutyrase: protein MTEPRGPVDSSRVPRFAGPATFARLPRLDEVSGADVAVVGVPFDGGVSYRPGARFGPAAVREASRLLRPYHPGLDVSPFATQQVADAGDIAVNPFDIGEAIETIQDAANGLQADGTRLVTIGGDHTIALPLLRAAAQRHGPVAVLHFDAHLDTWDTYFGAEHTHGTPFRRAVEEGVVDTSALSHVGTRGPLYGKQDLTEDEKLGFGIVTSADVYRRGADEVADQLRQRIGDRPLYISIDIDCLDPAHAPGTGTPEAGGLTSRELLEILRGLAGCRLVGADVVEVAPAYDHAEITSVAASHVAYDLISLLALQGKRETTDE from the coding sequence ATGACCGAACCCCGAGGACCCGTCGACTCCTCCCGGGTCCCGCGCTTCGCCGGCCCGGCCACCTTCGCCAGGCTGCCCCGCCTCGACGAGGTGTCCGGCGCCGACGTGGCCGTGGTGGGTGTCCCGTTCGACGGCGGTGTCTCCTACCGCCCCGGCGCCCGCTTCGGGCCCGCCGCGGTACGCGAGGCCAGCCGGCTGCTGCGCCCCTACCACCCGGGCCTCGATGTGTCGCCGTTCGCCACCCAGCAGGTGGCCGACGCCGGTGACATCGCCGTCAACCCCTTCGACATCGGCGAGGCCATCGAGACCATCCAGGACGCCGCGAACGGCCTGCAGGCCGACGGCACCCGGCTGGTCACCATCGGCGGCGACCACACCATCGCGCTCCCGCTGCTGCGCGCCGCCGCACAGCGGCACGGCCCGGTCGCGGTGCTCCACTTCGACGCGCACCTGGACACCTGGGACACGTACTTCGGCGCCGAGCACACCCACGGCACCCCGTTCCGCCGGGCCGTGGAGGAGGGTGTCGTCGACACCTCCGCCCTCTCGCACGTCGGCACCCGCGGCCCGCTGTACGGCAAGCAGGACCTCACCGAGGACGAGAAGCTGGGCTTCGGCATCGTCACCTCCGCCGATGTCTACCGGCGCGGCGCCGACGAGGTGGCCGACCAGTTGCGCCAGCGCATAGGCGACCGGCCGCTGTACATCTCCATCGACATCGACTGCCTCGACCCGGCCCACGCCCCCGGCACCGGCACCCCGGAGGCGGGCGGCCTGACCTCGCGCGAACTCCTGGAGATCCTGCGCGGACTGGCCGGCTGCCGACTGGTCGGCGCCGATGTGGTGGAGGTGGCGCCCGCTTACGACCACGCCGAGATCACCTCGGTCGCGGCCTCCCACGTCGCCTACGACCTGATCAGCCTGCTCGCACTACAGGGGAAGCGGGAGACAACGGATGAGTGA
- a CDS encoding ketosteroid isomerase, whose amino-acid sequence MNDEVLQAADAVVAAFGEGRLDDYFAAFAPDATFVFHTTSERLTSTAEYRALWDRWVAEDGFRVLACASTDRLVQLLGDTAVFTHLVKTTVSTTAGEETTHERETIVFRRQTHGHWLAVHEHLSAAPGTIMETER is encoded by the coding sequence ATGAACGACGAGGTTCTGCAGGCCGCCGACGCCGTGGTGGCGGCGTTCGGCGAAGGCCGCCTCGACGACTACTTCGCGGCGTTCGCACCCGACGCCACGTTCGTCTTCCACACCACCTCCGAACGGCTCACCTCCACCGCGGAGTACCGGGCGCTGTGGGACCGCTGGGTCGCGGAGGACGGCTTCCGCGTCCTGGCCTGCGCCTCCACCGACCGACTGGTCCAACTCCTCGGCGACACAGCGGTGTTCACCCATCTGGTGAAGACCACGGTGAGCACCACGGCCGGTGAGGAGACCACTCACGAGCGCGAGACCATCGTCTTCCGCCGTCAGACCCATGGCCACTGGCTGGCCGTACACGAACATCTCTCCGCAGCACCCGGCACGATCATGGAGACGGAACGATGA
- a CDS encoding transcriptional regulator encodes MVNNKEQGVTVDDLLSYPALQLRLIAGGAGLHRSVSWAHVSELDDPTPWLLGSEMIMTTGIAMPRSAAGQRGYLERLDDAGVAALAVSAQLRMPPLRRAFFDAAEERGMPVLEIPLAVPFMAVAQEVAAAVQEDARHRLGAQLQVFGALRWLTSENLDTATLFSRLEKLSGYDIYLCTPQGRPLLPGVPAPDTSVIPGSADAPPTIPGGFALPVPSPGGPAGFLIAFEREGARPAGLAVVQHIATVAALQVAMVRTERETLRREGAEILAELLQGALEPAVARRHLLRHSIEGETVLAVVRGATEDAVLRALEDQPCLLLKRGEDRYLLGSPGLGDAVETLPGVAAGMSRPFSPGAPLRIAQREALWAASHAVASGRALVRYGDDVTGRWLPDDPAALTDLVEHVLGAAQRYDAGHGSRLLPSVRTWMERDRRTDEAAAALHVHPNTLAYRLRRFSELTGRDLSSTGAFAEVWLAIRAAGQLGLLD; translated from the coding sequence GTGGTGAACAACAAAGAGCAGGGTGTGACGGTCGACGATCTGCTGTCGTATCCGGCCCTCCAGCTACGTCTGATCGCGGGTGGCGCCGGGCTGCACCGCTCGGTGTCCTGGGCCCATGTGAGCGAGCTGGACGACCCCACGCCGTGGCTGCTCGGCTCCGAAATGATCATGACGACGGGGATAGCGATGCCCCGCTCGGCGGCCGGACAGCGCGGCTATCTCGAGCGGCTCGACGACGCCGGTGTGGCCGCCCTGGCCGTCTCCGCCCAGCTGCGCATGCCCCCGCTGCGCCGGGCGTTCTTCGACGCCGCCGAGGAGCGGGGCATGCCGGTCCTGGAGATCCCGCTGGCCGTGCCGTTCATGGCGGTGGCGCAGGAAGTGGCCGCCGCCGTCCAGGAGGACGCCCGCCACCGGCTGGGCGCCCAGTTGCAGGTGTTCGGCGCGCTGCGCTGGCTGACCTCGGAGAATCTGGACACCGCGACGCTGTTCAGCCGGCTGGAGAAGCTGTCCGGTTACGACATCTATCTGTGCACCCCCCAAGGCCGTCCGCTGCTGCCCGGTGTGCCCGCGCCCGACACCTCGGTGATCCCCGGCTCGGCGGACGCCCCGCCGACCATCCCCGGCGGCTTCGCCCTACCGGTCCCCTCCCCCGGTGGCCCGGCGGGTTTCCTCATCGCCTTCGAACGGGAGGGCGCCCGCCCGGCGGGGCTCGCGGTGGTGCAGCACATCGCCACGGTGGCCGCCCTCCAGGTGGCCATGGTCCGCACCGAACGGGAGACGCTGCGCCGCGAGGGCGCGGAGATCCTCGCCGAGCTGCTGCAGGGCGCGCTCGAACCCGCGGTGGCGCGGCGCCATCTGCTGCGCCACTCCATCGAGGGCGAGACCGTGCTGGCGGTGGTCCGGGGCGCCACCGAGGACGCCGTGCTGCGGGCGCTGGAGGATCAGCCGTGTCTGCTGCTCAAGCGCGGCGAGGACCGCTATCTGCTCGGCTCACCGGGCCTGGGTGACGCGGTCGAGACGCTGCCCGGCGTGGCCGCCGGGATGAGCCGCCCGTTCAGCCCGGGCGCCCCGCTGCGGATCGCCCAGCGCGAGGCGCTGTGGGCGGCCTCCCACGCCGTCGCGTCCGGCCGGGCCCTCGTACGGTACGGCGACGATGTCACCGGCCGCTGGCTGCCCGACGACCCGGCAGCCCTCACCGACCTGGTCGAGCATGTGCTGGGCGCGGCGCAGCGCTACGACGCGGGGCATGGCTCACGGCTGCTGCCGTCGGTGCGCACCTGGATGGAGCGCGACCGCCGTACGGACGAGGCGGCCGCGGCGCTCCATGTGCACCCCAATACGCTGGCCTACCGGCTGCGCCGCTTCAGCGAGCTGACCGGCCGCGATCTGTCCAGCACCGGTGCGTTCGCCGAGGTCTGGCTGGCGATCCGGGCCGCGGGACAGCTCGGCCTGCTCGACTGA
- a CDS encoding cyclase yields the protein MRLIDLSVPIATGMPVYPGDPQVAIAPALSAAADGVNVLHLDMGSQSGTHVDAPFHIDDALPTLDELPLERFWGRAVVVDARGAEPRTPLGPSLFERCLSEGRPRAGDIVLVATGWSRHWGGDDYLAHPYLTREAAELLVAAGIRTVGIDALSVDPTPADDFPAHRILCGAHAVIAENLTGLDPLLDAQTAGEPIEVSLLPLRLPAADGAPVRAVARVG from the coding sequence ATGCGCCTGATCGACCTGTCCGTCCCGATCGCCACGGGAATGCCGGTCTACCCCGGCGATCCGCAGGTGGCCATCGCCCCGGCGCTGAGCGCCGCCGCCGACGGGGTGAACGTGCTGCACCTGGACATGGGGTCGCAGTCCGGCACCCATGTCGACGCGCCGTTCCACATCGACGACGCGCTGCCCACCCTGGACGAGCTGCCCCTGGAGCGCTTCTGGGGCCGGGCCGTGGTGGTGGACGCCCGTGGCGCGGAGCCCCGGACCCCGCTCGGACCGTCCCTGTTCGAGCGGTGCCTGTCCGAGGGCCGCCCGCGGGCCGGAGACATCGTGCTCGTGGCCACCGGCTGGTCACGGCACTGGGGCGGCGACGACTACCTCGCCCATCCGTATCTGACCCGGGAAGCCGCCGAACTCCTGGTGGCCGCCGGGATCCGCACCGTCGGCATCGACGCGCTGAGCGTCGACCCCACCCCCGCCGACGACTTTCCCGCCCACCGGATCCTGTGCGGCGCCCACGCCGTCATCGCCGAGAACCTCACCGGTCTCGACCCCCTGCTCGACGCGCAGACGGCGGGAGAACCCATCGAGGTCTCCCTGCTGCCGCTGCGGCTCCCCGCGGCCGACGGCGCCCCCGTACGGGCCGTGGCCCGCGTCGGCTGA